Proteins encoded together in one Streptomyces umbrinus window:
- a CDS encoding GcvT family protein, giving the protein MSSTPETNPRVVIVGAGIVGCSLADELTARGWTDVTVLEQGPLPAPGGSTSHAPGLVFQTNPSKTLTEFARYTVEKFNSLEVDGVSCFDPVGGLELATTPERLAELHRRAGYAASWGIRGEIVSAARCKELWPLIDESTVLGGFHTPDDGLARALLASRAQLARAESRGARFLDRHTVTGIEQEDGRVTAVVTDRGTFPADHVVSAAGFWGPVIGRMAGVDVPLQPLAHQYARTRPLPELAGATEEASKPILRFQDRDLYFREHTDRIGIGSYAHKPLPVDPFAVLDYDEARANDMEMPSSFPFTEEDWAPSWDDCRQLMPALREAEIEEGFNGVFSFTPDGMPVLGESRALRGFWLAEAVWVTHSAGVAKAVAEWMVDGRPETDAHECDLARFEDAQRSPSYIRDRGSQQFVEVYDVLHPLQPMEQPRPLRVSPFYARQQELGAYFLEGGGWERPHWYEANAPLVDALDPLPERDAWSARYWSPIAAAEARATREKVALYDMTPLRRLEVTGPGALDFLHGMTTNNLRKKPGAVTYTLLLDETGGIRSDLTVARLGPDRFQVGANSPADLDWLARHAPGGDTSRSSAAESGGVQIRDITSGTCCIGVWGPLARDLVQPLTRDDFSHEGFGYFRAKETYLGHVPVTAMRLSYVGELGWELYTSADLGLRLWDTLWEAGQEHGVIAAGRSAFNSLRLEKGYRAWGVDMTDEHDPYEAGVGFAVRLDKGDFTGMAALQARGEPRRRLTPLLLDDPGSVVLGKEPVYVDGSPAGYVTSASYGYTLGRCIAYAWLPVLPAGAGVHIEYFGEKVPATVADEPLFDPKMTRIRC; this is encoded by the coding sequence ATGTCCAGCACGCCCGAAACGAACCCCCGCGTGGTCATCGTGGGCGCCGGCATCGTCGGCTGTTCCCTCGCCGACGAGCTCACCGCCCGCGGCTGGACCGACGTCACCGTCCTCGAACAGGGACCGCTGCCCGCTCCCGGCGGCTCCACCTCGCACGCGCCGGGCCTGGTCTTCCAGACGAACCCGTCGAAGACCCTCACCGAGTTCGCCCGGTACACGGTCGAGAAGTTCAACTCCCTCGAAGTGGACGGGGTCTCCTGCTTCGACCCGGTCGGCGGCCTGGAGCTGGCGACGACCCCCGAGCGCCTGGCCGAGCTGCACCGCCGGGCCGGATACGCCGCCTCCTGGGGCATCCGCGGCGAGATCGTGAGCGCGGCCCGGTGCAAGGAGCTCTGGCCCCTCATCGACGAGTCGACCGTCCTCGGCGGCTTCCACACCCCCGACGACGGACTGGCCCGCGCGCTGCTCGCCTCCCGCGCCCAGCTGGCCCGGGCCGAAAGCCGCGGCGCCCGCTTCCTGGACCGGCACACGGTCACCGGGATCGAGCAGGAGGACGGCAGGGTCACCGCGGTCGTCACCGACCGGGGCACCTTCCCCGCCGACCACGTGGTCTCGGCGGCCGGTTTCTGGGGCCCGGTCATCGGCCGTATGGCCGGCGTCGACGTACCCCTTCAGCCGCTCGCCCACCAGTACGCGAGGACCAGGCCCCTCCCCGAACTGGCCGGGGCCACCGAAGAAGCCTCGAAACCCATCCTCCGCTTCCAGGACCGCGACCTCTACTTCCGCGAGCACACCGACCGCATCGGCATCGGCAGCTACGCGCACAAGCCGCTCCCCGTCGACCCGTTCGCGGTCCTCGACTACGACGAGGCGCGCGCGAACGACATGGAGATGCCGTCCTCCTTCCCCTTCACCGAGGAGGACTGGGCGCCGAGCTGGGACGACTGCCGCCAGCTGATGCCGGCCCTGCGGGAGGCGGAGATCGAGGAGGGCTTCAACGGCGTCTTCTCCTTCACGCCCGACGGCATGCCCGTCCTCGGCGAGTCCCGTGCGCTGCGCGGCTTCTGGCTGGCGGAGGCGGTGTGGGTCACGCACTCGGCCGGAGTCGCCAAGGCGGTGGCCGAGTGGATGGTCGACGGACGCCCGGAGACCGACGCCCACGAGTGCGACCTGGCCCGTTTCGAGGACGCCCAGCGCTCCCCCTCGTACATCAGGGACCGGGGTTCGCAGCAGTTCGTCGAGGTGTACGACGTGCTGCACCCGCTCCAGCCGATGGAGCAGCCGCGTCCGCTGCGGGTCAGCCCCTTCTACGCCCGCCAGCAGGAGCTGGGCGCCTACTTCCTGGAGGGCGGTGGCTGGGAGCGCCCTCACTGGTACGAGGCGAACGCCCCGCTCGTCGACGCCCTCGACCCGCTCCCCGAGCGGGATGCCTGGTCGGCACGCTACTGGTCGCCGATCGCGGCGGCCGAGGCGAGGGCGACCCGCGAGAAGGTCGCCCTCTACGACATGACCCCCCTGCGCCGCCTCGAGGTCACCGGCCCCGGAGCCCTCGACTTCCTGCACGGCATGACCACCAACAACCTCCGCAAGAAGCCCGGCGCGGTGACGTACACCCTGCTCCTGGACGAGACGGGCGGCATACGTTCCGACCTCACCGTCGCGCGGCTCGGCCCCGACCGCTTCCAGGTGGGCGCCAACTCCCCCGCCGACCTGGACTGGCTGGCCCGGCACGCCCCCGGTGGGGACACCTCCCGCTCGAGCGCAGCCGAGAGTGGGGGAGTACAGATCCGGGACATCACCTCCGGCACCTGCTGCATCGGCGTCTGGGGTCCGCTCGCGCGCGACCTCGTCCAGCCGCTGACCCGCGACGACTTCTCGCACGAGGGCTTCGGCTACTTCCGCGCGAAGGAGACGTACCTCGGCCATGTCCCGGTCACCGCCATGCGTCTGAGCTACGTCGGCGAGCTGGGCTGGGAGCTCTACACCTCCGCCGACCTGGGGCTCCGCCTCTGGGACACGCTCTGGGAGGCGGGCCAGGAGCACGGTGTGATCGCCGCCGGGCGCTCCGCCTTCAACAGCCTGCGGCTGGAAAAGGGCTACCGCGCGTGGGGTGTCGACATGACCGACGAACACGACCCGTACGAGGCGGGGGTCGGCTTCGCCGTCCGCCTGGACAAGGGGGACTTCACGGGGATGGCGGCGCTTCAGGCCCGGGGCGAGCCCCGACGCCGGCTCACGCCGCTGCTCCTCGACGACCCCGGGTCGGTCGTCCTCGGGAAGGAACCCGTGTACGTCGACGGGTCCCCCGCGGGTTACGTCACCAGCGCGTCGTACGGATACACGCTGGGCCGTTGCATCGCGTACGCCTGGCTGCCGGTGCTGCCCGCCGGGGCGGGCGTCCATATCGAGTACTTCGGCGAGAAGGTTCCGGCCACTGTTGCCGATGAACCGCTCTTCGATCCGAAGATGACCCGCATTCGGTGTTGA
- a CDS encoding IclR family transcriptional regulator — protein MTRTQKQADRTEETPGKQSRGAGSAVQSVDRAVSVLEILARLGEAGVTEIADELEVHKSTAFRLLGVLENRGLVAQAKDRGKYYLGAGVLRLAGAAAVRLDISQEGVPVCRELADEVGETVNIAVLDDNAAVNIMQARGAASVTAQNWLGRRTPLHATSSGKVLLGHLPPTLREGLMARPLPRFTERTITGTAALRGELEAVVEQGYAFALEELELGLAATAAPVRAHDGKVIGAISVSGPVYRLDSDHLPDLAKRTAAAAADLSRRMGYGF, from the coding sequence ATGACCCGCACGCAGAAGCAGGCTGACCGCACAGAGGAGACACCCGGGAAGCAGAGCAGGGGCGCGGGGAGCGCCGTCCAGTCCGTGGACCGCGCCGTGAGTGTGCTGGAGATCCTCGCGCGGCTCGGCGAGGCGGGCGTCACCGAGATCGCCGACGAGCTGGAGGTGCACAAGTCCACCGCCTTCCGGCTCCTCGGAGTGCTGGAGAACAGAGGACTGGTCGCCCAGGCCAAGGACCGCGGGAAGTACTACCTGGGCGCCGGCGTACTACGCCTGGCGGGGGCGGCGGCAGTGCGCCTGGACATCTCCCAGGAGGGCGTGCCCGTGTGCCGCGAACTCGCGGACGAGGTGGGCGAGACCGTCAACATCGCGGTGCTCGACGACAACGCGGCGGTCAACATCATGCAGGCCCGCGGCGCCGCGTCCGTGACCGCGCAGAACTGGCTGGGCAGACGCACCCCGCTGCACGCCACGTCCAGCGGAAAGGTGCTGCTGGGGCATCTGCCGCCGACCCTGAGGGAAGGACTGATGGCCAGGCCGCTCCCGCGCTTCACCGAGCGCACGATCACCGGCACGGCCGCACTGCGCGGCGAGCTGGAGGCCGTGGTGGAGCAGGGGTACGCGTTCGCCCTGGAGGAGCTGGAGCTGGGGCTGGCCGCGACCGCCGCCCCGGTGCGCGCCCACGACGGGAAGGTGATCGGCGCGATCAGCGTCTCGGGTCCGGTGTACCGGCTGGACTCGGACCACCTGCCCGATCTCGCCAAGCGCACGGCGGCAGCCGCCGCCGACCTGTCGCGCCGGATGGGATACGGCTTCTGA
- a CDS encoding aldehyde dehydrogenase family protein, which translates to MADLYIGGTWTSAREKGTREIRCPADGSLVAVVDEAGPQDTADAIAAARRAFDDGPWPRTPPNERGDLLLRVADLLARDKDVLARAESLDTGKRLVESEYDIDDIENCFRYFGRLVASESGRVVETGTEGVDSRVVYEPVGVCALITPWNYPLLQTAWKVAPALAAGNTFILKPSELTPHTAIHLMRLLEEAGVPAGVANLVLGAGPEAGAPLGDHPDVDLVSFTGGLQTGRRLMAAAAGTVKKVALELGGKNPNIVFADADFETAVDMALTAVFLHSGQVCSAGARLLVEDSLHDRFVDEVVRRARLIRLGGPFDEQAQTGPLISAAHREKVEAYVAKGLEEGAVLRCGGERPADPPHPDGFYYPPTVLDECSGRMSVVQEESFGPVLTVERFTDEAEAVRLANDTIYGLAGGIFTSDEAKAQRVASALRIGTIWINDYHPYVPQAEWGGYKQSGFGRELGPAGLAEYRETKHIWRTTNPSPQGWFS; encoded by the coding sequence ATGGCTGATCTCTATATCGGCGGCACATGGACGAGCGCGCGGGAGAAGGGCACCCGCGAGATCCGCTGTCCGGCCGACGGTTCACTCGTCGCCGTCGTGGACGAGGCGGGCCCCCAGGACACGGCCGACGCGATCGCGGCCGCGCGCCGCGCCTTCGACGACGGCCCCTGGCCACGGACGCCCCCGAACGAGCGCGGTGACCTGCTGCTGCGGGTCGCCGACCTGCTCGCCCGCGACAAGGACGTACTCGCCCGCGCGGAGTCCCTCGACACCGGCAAACGCCTGGTGGAGAGCGAGTACGACATCGACGACATCGAGAACTGCTTCCGCTACTTCGGCCGGCTCGTCGCGAGCGAGTCCGGCCGGGTCGTGGAGACGGGCACGGAGGGCGTCGACAGCCGGGTCGTATACGAACCGGTCGGTGTCTGCGCGCTGATCACACCCTGGAACTATCCGCTGCTCCAGACGGCGTGGAAGGTCGCCCCGGCGCTCGCCGCGGGCAACACCTTCATCCTCAAGCCGAGCGAGCTGACCCCGCACACCGCGATCCATCTGATGCGCCTCCTGGAGGAGGCCGGAGTACCCGCCGGCGTGGCGAACCTGGTGCTCGGCGCCGGTCCCGAGGCCGGCGCTCCGCTGGGCGACCATCCGGACGTGGACCTGGTGTCCTTCACCGGCGGTCTGCAGACCGGCCGCAGACTCATGGCCGCGGCGGCCGGGACGGTGAAGAAGGTCGCCCTCGAACTGGGCGGCAAGAACCCGAACATCGTCTTCGCCGACGCCGACTTCGAGACGGCCGTCGACATGGCGCTGACGGCCGTCTTCCTGCATTCCGGACAGGTCTGCTCGGCCGGGGCGCGGCTCCTGGTCGAGGACTCGCTGCACGACCGCTTCGTCGACGAGGTCGTCCGCAGGGCCCGGCTGATCAGGCTGGGCGGACCGTTCGACGAGCAGGCACAGACCGGTCCGCTGATCTCGGCGGCCCACCGGGAGAAGGTCGAGGCGTACGTCGCCAAGGGCCTGGAGGAGGGGGCGGTCCTGCGCTGCGGCGGGGAGCGGCCGGCCGATCCTCCGCACCCGGACGGCTTCTACTACCCGCCGACCGTGCTCGACGAGTGCTCCGGCCGGATGTCGGTCGTCCAGGAGGAGTCCTTCGGGCCCGTACTGACCGTGGAGCGGTTCACGGACGAGGCGGAGGCGGTGCGGCTGGCCAACGACACGATCTACGGTCTCGCCGGCGGGATCTTCACCTCCGACGAGGCGAAGGCCCAGCGGGTCGCGTCCGCGCTGCGGATCGGCACCATCTGGATCAACGACTACCACCCGTACGTTCCACAGGCCGAGTGGGGCGGTTACAAGCAGTCCGGGTTCGGGCGGGAGCTCGGTCCTGCCGGTCTCGCCGAGTACCGCGAGACCAAACACATCTGGCGCACGACCAATCCCAGTCCACAGGGCTGGTTCTCCTGA
- a CDS encoding APC family permease, whose amino-acid sequence MTTTAQPPEKQSNDDSELNEFGYKPELKRTLGNFHTFAAGISYISILTGTFQLFYFGYGSGGPAYWWSWPMVFVGQFMVALCFAELAARYPVAGSVYNWSKKVGNPHIGWLAGWTMLIASIVSIAAVALAYQLTLPQISSVFQFVGDGTGKYDVATNAVLLASVLIIFTTLVNALGVKLMARINTAGVFIELIATVVLIVLFAVHITRGPGVVLETNGTGAGQPGGYFGAFLIASLASAYVMYGFDTAASLGEESLDPSRNAPRAILRAIVASFVLGGLILLLALMSVSSLKGDKLSTDGLQYVVLNVLGEDAGKAMLWCVFIAVTVCALAVHTAAIRLAFAMSRDNNLPASAKLAKVHPRFQTPILPAVIIGILALAILVVNIRQPQIFTVVTSIGIILIYLAYLLVTGPMLVARLRGKWQPAGDGKFSLGRWGLPVNIVAVVWGAAMMINLIWPRAAVYNAAAPYHWYLRWGAVLFVGIVMGGGFAYYWFVQRHRTGVLAEHQYKAPDTPLPPSSPAATPTAD is encoded by the coding sequence ATGACCACCACCGCTCAACCACCTGAGAAACAAAGTAACGACGACTCCGAGCTCAACGAGTTCGGCTACAAGCCCGAACTGAAGCGCACGCTCGGCAATTTCCACACCTTCGCCGCCGGCATCAGCTACATCTCCATCCTCACCGGCACCTTCCAGCTCTTCTACTTCGGCTACGGCAGCGGCGGGCCCGCCTACTGGTGGTCCTGGCCCATGGTCTTCGTCGGCCAGTTCATGGTCGCGCTGTGCTTCGCCGAACTCGCCGCCCGCTATCCGGTGGCCGGCTCCGTCTACAACTGGTCCAAGAAGGTGGGCAACCCGCACATAGGCTGGCTGGCGGGCTGGACGATGCTGATCGCCTCGATCGTGTCGATCGCGGCCGTGGCCCTTGCGTATCAGTTGACGCTTCCTCAGATCTCCTCCGTGTTCCAGTTCGTGGGCGACGGCACCGGCAAGTACGACGTGGCCACCAACGCCGTGCTGCTGGCCTCCGTGCTCATCATCTTCACCACCCTGGTGAACGCCCTCGGCGTGAAGCTGATGGCCCGGATCAACACGGCGGGCGTCTTCATCGAGCTGATCGCCACCGTCGTCCTGATCGTGCTGTTCGCCGTGCACATCACCCGCGGACCGGGGGTCGTGCTGGAGACGAACGGCACGGGAGCGGGCCAGCCCGGCGGCTACTTCGGCGCGTTCCTGATCGCGTCGCTGGCATCCGCGTACGTGATGTACGGCTTCGACACGGCCGCCTCGCTCGGCGAGGAGTCCCTCGACCCGTCGCGCAACGCGCCGCGCGCGATCCTCCGTGCCATCGTCGCCTCGTTCGTCCTCGGCGGGCTCATCCTGCTGCTCGCGCTGATGAGCGTGTCCAGCCTGAAGGGCGACAAGCTGTCCACGGACGGCCTGCAGTACGTCGTCCTCAACGTGCTCGGCGAGGACGCGGGCAAGGCCATGCTGTGGTGCGTGTTCATCGCGGTCACCGTGTGCGCCCTGGCCGTTCACACGGCGGCGATCCGGCTGGCCTTCGCGATGTCCCGCGACAACAACCTGCCCGCCTCCGCCAAGCTGGCCAAGGTCCATCCGCGCTTCCAGACCCCGATCCTGCCCGCGGTGATCATCGGCATCCTGGCGCTGGCGATCCTGGTGGTCAACATCCGCCAGCCGCAGATCTTCACGGTCGTCACCAGTATCGGCATCATCCTGATCTACCTCGCGTATCTGCTGGTCACCGGGCCCATGCTGGTGGCCAGGCTGCGCGGCAAGTGGCAGCCCGCGGGCGACGGCAAGTTCTCGCTCGGCCGCTGGGGACTGCCCGTCAACATCGTCGCCGTGGTGTGGGGCGCGGCCATGATGATCAACCTGATCTGGCCGCGCGCCGCGGTCTACAACGCGGCCGCCCCGTACCACTGGTATCTGCGCTGGGGTGCCGTCCTGTTCGTCGGCATCGTGATGGGCGGCGGTTTCGCCTACTACTGGTTCGTGCAGCGGCACCGCACCGGAGTGCTCGCCGAGCACCAGTACAAGGCCCCCGACACGCCTCTTCCGCCATCCTCGCCCGCGGCCACCCCGACGGCCGACTGA
- a CDS encoding bifunctional 3-phenylpropionate/cinnamic acid dioxygenase ferredoxin subunit: protein MIPVCRLDDLPAGESVRIDTTPPIAVFNADGELYAIDDTCTHQDASLSEGWLEGCLVECPLHAASFDLRTGRPTCLPARRAVRTHRVTVDDGMVHVHVASEVLAEVAAEEEGTAA, encoded by the coding sequence GTGATTCCCGTCTGCCGCCTTGATGACCTCCCCGCGGGCGAATCCGTCCGTATCGACACCACACCGCCCATCGCCGTGTTCAACGCCGACGGCGAGCTGTACGCCATCGATGACACCTGCACCCACCAGGATGCGTCCCTGTCCGAGGGATGGCTGGAGGGTTGTCTGGTCGAATGCCCGCTCCACGCCGCGTCATTCGATCTCCGCACCGGCCGGCCGACGTGCCTTCCCGCACGCCGGGCCGTCCGCACCCACCGCGTCACCGTCGACGACGGCATGGTCCACGTCCACGTGGCGTCTGAAGTGCTCGCCGAAGTGGCGGCCGAAGAGGAGGGCACGGCGGCATGA
- a CDS encoding MBL fold metallo-hydrolase encodes MSARGTVRIERVVTSGTFSLDGETFDVDNNVWLVGDDEEVLIVDAAHDARTIHRATTGRRVTAIVCTHAHDDHVDAAAELAELTGAPVLLHPGDHELWATTHPDRKPDGELSDGQRIGVAGIELQVIHNPGHTWGSCSLYATFLDAVFTGDTLFHGGPGATGRSYSDRPTIEASIRNRLLTLPGDTDVHTGHGEDTTIAAERPNVPAP; translated from the coding sequence GTGAGCGCCCGGGGGACCGTACGGATCGAGCGCGTGGTCACCTCCGGCACGTTCAGCCTCGACGGCGAGACCTTCGACGTCGACAACAACGTCTGGCTGGTCGGCGACGACGAGGAGGTGCTGATCGTCGACGCCGCCCATGACGCCCGTACGATCCACCGGGCCACCACGGGCCGCCGGGTGACGGCGATCGTGTGCACCCACGCGCACGACGACCATGTCGACGCGGCGGCCGAACTGGCCGAGCTCACCGGCGCGCCGGTGCTCCTGCACCCCGGCGACCACGAGCTGTGGGCCACCACCCACCCCGACCGCAAGCCGGACGGCGAACTCTCCGACGGACAGCGGATCGGCGTCGCCGGGATCGAGCTCCAGGTGATCCACAACCCCGGCCACACCTGGGGCAGCTGCTCCCTGTACGCCACGTTCCTCGACGCGGTCTTCACCGGGGACACCCTCTTCCACGGTGGTCCCGGCGCCACCGGCCGCTCCTACTCCGACCGGCCGACCATCGAGGCCTCCATCCGCAACCGGCTGCTCACGCTGCCCGGCGACACGGACGTCCACACCGGACACGGCGAGGACACCACGATCGCCGCCGAACGCCCCAACGTCCCCGCTCCATAG
- a CDS encoding S-(hydroxymethyl)mycothiol dehydrogenase: MPHEVRAVVAVKKGAPVEVQTIVVPDPGPGEVLVSVQACGVCHTDLHYREGAINDDFPFLLGHEAAGTIEAIGEGVTDLKTGDYVVLAWRAPCGSCRSCRRGRPWYCFDSRNATQPMTLLDGTPLSNALGIGAFAEKTLVAAGQAVKIDPAARPEAAGLIGCGVMAGYGAAVNTGNVGRGDTVAVIGCGGVGNAAIAGACLNGAMKVIAVDIDDKKLDQAERFGATHTVNSRGTDPVEAVRALTDGFGVDIAIDAVGRPETFKQAFYMRDHAGLLVQVGVPSPDMRVELPLIDVFSRGGAIKSSWYGDCLPSRDFPFLIDQYLYGLLDLNAFVTETIALDQVEEAFAKMHRGEVLRSVVVL; the protein is encoded by the coding sequence GTGCCACACGAGGTCCGTGCCGTAGTCGCTGTGAAGAAGGGCGCACCCGTCGAGGTGCAGACGATCGTCGTTCCCGACCCGGGTCCGGGCGAGGTGCTCGTCTCCGTGCAGGCCTGCGGGGTCTGCCACACCGATCTGCACTATCGGGAGGGCGCGATCAACGACGACTTCCCGTTCCTGCTGGGCCATGAGGCGGCCGGCACGATCGAGGCGATCGGCGAGGGCGTGACCGACCTCAAGACCGGCGACTACGTGGTGCTCGCCTGGCGCGCCCCCTGCGGTTCCTGTCGCTCCTGTCGCCGTGGCCGGCCCTGGTACTGCTTCGACTCGCGCAACGCCACCCAGCCGATGACGCTCCTGGACGGCACCCCGCTCAGCAACGCCCTCGGCATCGGCGCCTTCGCCGAGAAGACCCTGGTCGCGGCCGGACAGGCGGTGAAGATCGACCCGGCGGCCCGGCCCGAGGCCGCGGGCCTGATCGGCTGCGGGGTGATGGCCGGCTACGGAGCGGCCGTGAACACCGGCAACGTCGGCCGCGGTGACACGGTCGCCGTCATCGGCTGCGGCGGCGTCGGCAACGCGGCCATCGCGGGCGCCTGCCTCAACGGCGCCATGAAGGTCATCGCCGTCGACATCGACGACAAGAAGCTCGACCAGGCGGAGAGGTTCGGCGCCACCCACACGGTCAACTCCCGCGGCACCGATCCGGTCGAGGCCGTACGCGCCCTCACCGACGGCTTCGGCGTGGACATCGCCATCGACGCGGTGGGCCGCCCGGAGACCTTCAAACAGGCCTTCTACATGCGCGACCACGCGGGTCTGCTGGTCCAGGTCGGAGTCCCGTCGCCGGACATGAGGGTCGAGCTCCCGCTGATCGACGTGTTCTCCCGGGGCGGCGCGATCAAGTCCTCCTGGTACGGCGACTGCCTGCCCAGCCGAGACTTCCCGTTCCTCATCGACCAGTACCTGTACGGCCTGCTGGACCTGAACGCCTTCGTCACGGAGACCATCGCGCTCGATCAGGTCGAGGAGGCCTTCGCCAAGATGCACCGCGGCGAGGTGCTGCGCTCGGTGGTGGTCCTGTGA
- the solA gene encoding N-methyl-L-tryptophan oxidase: MSPTYDVIVIGLGGMGSAAAHHLSSRGVRVLGLEKFGPVHNRGSSHGGSRITRQSYFEDPAYVPLLLRAYELYEDVERATGRDIATLCGGVMVGPPDSLTVSGSLRSAKQWDLPHEMLDAAEIRRRFPTLNPKDDEVALYEKKAGLVRPENMVAAHLQLATRQGADLHFDEPMTRWEPYRDGVRVHTAENTYTAGQLVICPGAWAPQLLTDLGVPFSIERQVMYWFQPKGGVRPFLPENHPIYIWEDADEVQVYGFPSIDGPELGAKVAFFRKGVECTPENIDRTVHEDEIQAMADHMSRCIPDLPGTFLKAATCMYSNTPDEHFVLARHPAHPESVTVACGFSGHGFKFVPVVGEILADLALTGTTAHPIGLFDPHRLAAAPA, translated from the coding sequence GTGTCCCCTACCTACGACGTGATCGTCATCGGTCTCGGCGGTATGGGCAGTGCCGCCGCCCACCATCTGTCCTCGCGCGGTGTGCGGGTGCTCGGGCTGGAGAAGTTCGGGCCGGTGCACAACCGCGGTTCCAGTCACGGTGGTTCGCGGATCACCCGGCAGTCCTACTTCGAGGACCCGGCGTACGTACCGCTGCTGCTGCGCGCGTACGAGCTGTACGAGGACGTGGAGCGGGCCACCGGCCGGGACATCGCGACGCTGTGCGGCGGTGTGATGGTCGGGCCTCCCGACTCGCTGACCGTCTCGGGCTCGCTGCGCTCGGCCAAGCAGTGGGACCTGCCCCACGAGATGCTGGACGCGGCCGAGATCCGCCGGCGCTTCCCGACGCTCAACCCGAAGGACGACGAGGTCGCGCTCTACGAGAAGAAGGCCGGCCTGGTCCGCCCCGAGAACATGGTCGCGGCCCATCTCCAGCTCGCCACCCGGCAGGGCGCCGACCTGCACTTCGACGAGCCGATGACCCGCTGGGAACCGTACCGGGACGGGGTTCGCGTCCACACGGCCGAGAACACGTACACCGCGGGCCAGTTGGTGATCTGCCCGGGCGCCTGGGCGCCGCAGCTGCTCACCGACCTCGGGGTGCCGTTCAGCATCGAGCGGCAGGTCATGTACTGGTTCCAGCCGAAGGGCGGGGTCCGGCCGTTCCTGCCCGAGAACCATCCGATCTACATCTGGGAGGACGCGGACGAGGTCCAGGTCTACGGCTTCCCGTCCATCGACGGGCCGGAGCTGGGCGCCAAGGTCGCCTTCTTCCGCAAGGGCGTCGAGTGCACCCCGGAGAACATCGACCGAACGGTCCACGAGGACGAGATCCAGGCGATGGCGGACCACATGTCCCGCTGTATCCCGGACCTGCCCGGCACCTTCCTGAAGGCCGCCACCTGCATGTACTCCAACACCCCTGACGAGCACTTCGTCCTCGCCCGGCATCCCGCGCACCCGGAGTCCGTGACCGTGGCCTGCGGGTTCTCCGGGCACGGGTTCAAGTTCGTGCCGGTGGTCGGCGAGATCCTCGCCGATCTGGCACTCACGGGCACCACCGCCCACCCGATCGGCCTGTTCGACCCCCACCGCCTCGCCGCCGCGCCCGCCTGA
- a CDS encoding aromatic ring-hydroxylating oxygenase subunit alpha, translated as MTTTPVSPAPVSAPGQLPPSLIATLPGHYYTDPEIFRQEQERLFESMWFCAVRGADLAKPGAFRTVQVGRESVLITRSRTGELRAFLNVCRHRGARLCLEEAGEVRRNLQCPYHAWTYDLDGKLIAAPNLVKMPDVDRTEYGLVKVALREWLGYAWVCLADEPPSFEETVMGAAVERLGNVAAIEHYGTENLALGKRITYDVKANWKLIVENFMECYHCATIHPELTDVLPEFADGYAAQYYVGHGAEFGEEVKGFTVDGSEGFGRLPAIAEDQDRRYYAITVKPTVFINLVPDHVILHRMFPLAEDRTIVECDWLYAPEVVESGADVSKSVELFHRVNAQDFEACERTQPAMASRAYRRGGVLVPTEHHIGIFHEWLIGMLGGMDG; from the coding sequence GTGACGACGACCCCCGTCTCCCCCGCCCCCGTCTCCGCCCCCGGTCAGCTGCCGCCCAGCCTGATCGCCACCCTTCCGGGGCACTACTACACCGACCCGGAGATCTTCCGGCAGGAGCAGGAACGGCTCTTCGAGTCGATGTGGTTCTGCGCGGTCCGCGGCGCCGACCTGGCCAAACCGGGCGCGTTCCGTACGGTCCAGGTCGGCCGCGAGAGCGTCCTGATCACCCGGTCCCGCACCGGTGAGCTGCGCGCCTTCCTGAACGTCTGCCGCCACCGCGGGGCCCGTCTCTGTCTGGAGGAGGCCGGCGAGGTCCGGCGCAATCTCCAGTGCCCGTACCACGCGTGGACGTACGACCTCGACGGCAAGCTGATCGCGGCACCGAACCTGGTGAAGATGCCGGACGTCGACCGAACGGAGTACGGCCTGGTCAAGGTCGCCCTGCGGGAGTGGCTCGGCTACGCCTGGGTGTGTCTGGCCGACGAGCCGCCGTCCTTCGAGGAGACGGTGATGGGCGCGGCCGTGGAGCGGCTCGGGAACGTGGCGGCCATCGAGCACTACGGCACGGAGAACCTCGCCCTCGGAAAACGCATCACCTATGACGTGAAGGCGAACTGGAAACTGATCGTCGAGAACTTCATGGAGTGCTACCACTGCGCGACGATCCACCCCGAGCTCACCGACGTCCTCCCGGAGTTCGCCGACGGCTACGCGGCCCAGTACTACGTGGGGCACGGCGCCGAGTTCGGCGAGGAGGTCAAGGGCTTCACCGTCGACGGCAGCGAGGGATTCGGGAGACTTCCCGCGATCGCGGAGGATCAGGACCGTCGTTACTATGCGATAACGGTCAAACCCACCGTGTTCATCAATCTCGTCCCCGACCATGTCATCCTGCACCGCATGTTCCCCCTCGCCGAGGACCGGACGATCGTGGAGTGCGACTGGCTCTACGCACCCGAGGTCGTCGAGTCGGGCGCCGATGTGTCGAAGTCCGTGGAACTCTTCCACCGGGTCAACGCCCAGGACTTCGAGGCCTGCGAGCGTACGCAGCCCGCGATGGCGTCCCGCGCCTACCGGAGGGGCGGGGTGCTGGTGCCCACCGAGCACCACATCGGGATTTTCCACGAGTGGCTCATTGGCATGCTGGGAGGCATGGATGGCTGA